In Luteolibacter rhizosphaerae, one genomic interval encodes:
- a CDS encoding IS5 family transposase, whose amino-acid sequence MNSTTIGGRPPSCHRMLTTGMIYVLRTGCAWRAVPPDFGPWETVYSRWRLWCSKGVWEKILKYLARGRTGALRFIDSTHLKVHKDAHGGCGGKELQAIGKSRGGLNSKLHAVVDGKGRLVRASLSPGNVHDAKAAPDLLAGLRGVRIVGDKAYDSGPLRDTIHRSRSRHCIPSTARRKIPAPFHQGYYRHRRHVENFFQRIKRNRRIATRYDKLADTYFNFILLAACLDWLATS is encoded by the coding sequence GTGAACAGTACAACAATTGGTGGCAGGCCTCCCTCGTGCCACCGGATGTTGACGACAGGCATGATCTACGTTTTGCGCACCGGTTGTGCATGGAGGGCGGTGCCGCCGGATTTCGGACCGTGGGAAACGGTTTATTCGCGTTGGCGCCTATGGTGCTCGAAAGGGGTTTGGGAGAAGATCTTGAAATACCTGGCCCGCGGCAGGACCGGCGCGTTGCGATTCATCGACTCGACCCACCTCAAGGTTCACAAGGACGCCCATGGCGGGTGCGGCGGCAAGGAATTGCAGGCCATCGGCAAAAGCCGGGGCGGCCTCAACAGCAAGTTGCACGCGGTGGTGGACGGCAAAGGCCGCTTGGTCAGAGCCTCCCTGTCTCCCGGCAACGTGCACGATGCGAAGGCGGCACCGGATCTCCTCGCGGGGCTGCGGGGAGTGAGGATTGTCGGCGACAAGGCATACGACAGCGGACCGCTTCGCGACACGATCCACCGTTCACGCAGCCGGCATTGCATCCCCAGCACGGCGAGGCGGAAGATCCCCGCACCGTTCCACCAAGGCTACTACCGCCACCGCCGCCACGTGGAGAATTTCTTCCAGCGCATCAAGCGCAACCGGCGGATTGCCACGCGCTACGACAAACTGGCCGACACCTACTTCAACTTCATCCTGCTTGCTGCGTGCTTGGACTGGCTGGCAACTTCATGA